Proteins encoded by one window of uncultured Draconibacterium sp.:
- a CDS encoding glycoside hydrolase family 43 protein translates to MKNYLIIALVTIVLPVFAQNTHEVLKSNNPYDATIFPNETVTYQNPVIPGFYSDPSICRVGEDYYLVSSTFEYFPGVPIFHSKDLVNWEQIGHCIHRKEQLPDGVNIFAANIRYHEGVFYMITTNVNGFGGKGNFYVTATNPAGPWSYPIWIDQKLQWIDPDFFFDDNGKSYVIASNFELFEIDLVTGKLLTEGRKIWYGTGGRALEGPHIYKKDGFYYLMAAEGGTEEAHSETIARSSSVWGPYVTYKNNPILTHCNQAGQMYEIQGVGHADMLQAHDGSWWMIFHGYRKVDRNAHHILGRETCLTPVTWPKNSWPIVNGNGTVQSNMTCSTLPLKPFRKKSTKTVFDEEKLGLEWNHIQLPVDENYTLSERPGFLRLTGAANIISPIESPIFIGDNGSPTFVARRLQDHNFTATTNLEFNPENENEEAGITLVNNGVSFRLMVEKIGEERYITAKFDFGMITHKSEKKLLKPGPVNLRIQGETTTFAFSFSQGDDDYQTIETINSKFLSSESVGGYTGVYVGLYATGNGKKSKAVADYDWFEYRKDEL, encoded by the coding sequence ATGAAAAATTATTTGATTATAGCCTTGGTAACTATTGTTTTACCTGTATTTGCTCAAAACACACATGAGGTATTAAAAAGCAACAATCCCTACGATGCAACAATTTTTCCAAATGAAACAGTAACCTACCAAAATCCGGTAATCCCGGGATTTTACTCCGATCCAAGTATTTGCAGGGTGGGAGAGGATTATTATTTGGTTTCGAGCACTTTTGAATATTTTCCGGGGGTACCCATATTTCATAGCAAAGATTTAGTCAATTGGGAACAAATCGGGCATTGTATCCACCGCAAAGAACAGTTACCTGATGGAGTAAATATTTTCGCTGCCAATATTCGTTATCACGAGGGGGTGTTTTATATGATTACTACCAATGTGAACGGTTTTGGCGGTAAAGGTAACTTTTATGTTACGGCAACAAACCCTGCCGGCCCATGGTCTTATCCAATTTGGATAGACCAAAAGTTACAATGGATTGACCCTGACTTTTTCTTTGACGATAATGGGAAATCGTATGTAATTGCCTCAAATTTCGAGTTGTTTGAGATTGATCTAGTAACAGGGAAATTGCTGACTGAAGGACGTAAAATCTGGTATGGTACCGGAGGTCGGGCGCTTGAAGGGCCACACATTTACAAAAAGGACGGTTTTTATTACCTGATGGCAGCCGAAGGTGGTACCGAAGAGGCACACAGCGAAACCATTGCCCGCTCGTCATCTGTATGGGGGCCATACGTTACATATAAAAACAATCCCATTTTAACGCATTGTAACCAGGCCGGACAGATGTACGAAATACAGGGAGTTGGCCATGCCGATATGTTGCAGGCACATGATGGTTCGTGGTGGATGATTTTTCACGGATACCGAAAAGTAGATAGAAATGCTCACCATATTCTAGGTAGAGAAACATGCCTGACTCCGGTGACCTGGCCTAAAAACAGTTGGCCAATTGTAAACGGGAATGGAACAGTGCAATCAAATATGACTTGTTCAACTCTTCCGCTAAAACCATTTCGCAAAAAATCTACAAAAACGGTCTTTGATGAAGAGAAGTTGGGATTGGAGTGGAATCACATTCAGCTTCCTGTTGATGAAAATTATACATTGAGCGAACGCCCGGGGTTTCTAAGGTTGACAGGTGCTGCAAATATTATTTCTCCTATCGAATCACCCATTTTTATTGGCGACAATGGTTCTCCAACTTTTGTTGCCAGGCGTTTGCAGGATCATAATTTCACAGCAACAACAAACCTGGAATTTAATCCTGAAAATGAAAATGAAGAAGCCGGAATAACGCTGGTGAATAATGGTGTAAGTTTTAGGCTTATGGTTGAAAAAATTGGAGAAGAAAGATACATCACTGCCAAATTTGATTTTGGAATGATAACCCATAAATCTGAAAAGAAACTTCTTAAACCGGGGCCGGTTAATCTCAGAATCCAGGGTGAAACCACAACATTTGCTTTTTCCTTCTCACAGGGAGATGACGATTATCAAACCATTGAGACGATTAATTCAAAGTTTTTAAGCTCGGAAAGTGTTGGTGGTTATACTGGCGTTTATGTTGGTTTATACGCAACAGGTAATGGTAAGAAAAGTAAAGCTGTAGCGGACTACGATTGGTTTGAATATAGAAAAGATGAACTGTAA